In Topomyia yanbarensis strain Yona2022 chromosome 2, ASM3024719v1, whole genome shotgun sequence, one DNA window encodes the following:
- the LOC131680802 gene encoding zinc finger CCHC domain-containing protein 10, with the protein MHLGAVKLAQKQKEAKLAAAFPKGIRCQKCLEFGHWSYQCKGKRKYVHRSSRTQVLKKNLNKLENKTVNLTSDSNAKKQVAVLSSDSSSSDSESSSSSSSSGSSSSDSNTSDSSSSSSSSSDSESDSSNSDQKQTQKKNQNKRVRKS; encoded by the exons ATGCATTTAGGAGCGGTAAAATTGGCTCAAAAACAGAA GGAAGCAAAACTTGCAGCTGCATTTCCCAAAGGGATACGGTGTCAGAAATGTCTCGAATTCGGACACTGGAGCTATCAGTGCAAGGGTAAACGAAAATATGTCCACAGGTCCTCCAGAACACAAGTGTTGAAGAAAAATCTAAACAAGCTGGAAAATAAAAC GGTTAACCTAACTAGCGATTCTAATGCTAAAAAACAAGTCGCTGTACTGTCATCGGATAGCTCAAGCAGTGACTCCGAAAGTAGTAGTTCCTCAAGTTCATCTGGATCATCTTCGTCTGACTCCAATACAAGTGACAGCAGTTCGAGCAGCAGTAGTAGCAGCGACAGCGAATCCGACTCGTCCAACTCTGACCAAAAACAaacacagaagaaaaat